In Candidatus Liberibacter africanus PTSAPSY, the genomic stretch AATAGACGTGGAAGTAAATATAATTTATAAGCGATGGAATATACCTGAGAGTAAATAAAATGGGTTTATTACTGGTGTTGTTTATAAGTTCTTTATATTTTCCTGTGATTTATTTTGTGGTGTAGAAATGACTATTTCCTCTAGTTATCAATTATTTGAAAAAATAAATGTGAAATAAAAGAAATATTCTGTTGTTCCGAATCTTATAAAGAACTTATTAAGATAGTAAAAAACATTAATTTCAGATGGTTATGAAAAAATATATTTGCTGTTTGTATTAAATTAAAAATAATAAATATTTTGTCTATCTGATTTTTGTTTTTGAAATTGCTATTTTTTCAATGCAAAATAATGATAGACAGAAAATATTTTAAGAAAAAATGTGATCAAGGCACTAATAGCAAATGATAAATATTGTCATAAAAAAGCTTTTCCATCTTTTATCGGAGATGTGATTTTCTAGCGGAAAAATTTTCATATTTCTTAAAATAGATATTTTTTATTCATGGGAAAGGTAATTTACTTAAAATTATATAATATATTTTCTAGCAAAAAATAGGGGATGAGAAATAAAAGATGTTTGAAACATTGTTTTTTTCATGATTTTTTCCTTCTGAACATTTCATTACCTTCAACTATAAATATGCAAATAAAGCACAATATTGCTATTAAGAAAAATCCTATAGTAATAGGATAAGTGGTTCCATTAAAGGATTGTCCTATTATTATTCCCACAATTGTGCTTATTAACGTATTGGTAAAACCAAATACAGATGATGCTGTTCCTGCTAAATGTGAGAATGGTCCCATAGAGATACTACTAAAATTACAATTGATTAATCCAAATTGAAATGATGCTAAAAAGAATAACATTATAAAAACAGGTAAATTTATATGATGTACAGTAGTGATTTGCGTTAAAAGCCATAATCCTGTAATTAGCATAAGCATTAGCAGAGAGTAATGTGATACAAGGCGTACGCTAAACTTTTCTATCAGACGAGAATTAACAAAAGAAGCAATAGACATAGCTATGCCACCAATTGCAAATGCTAGAGGAAATAAATTCCCCAAATTATATATTTCGACATAGATTTGTTGTGAAGAGTTTACAAATCCTAATATGGCTCCCATAGTTAAGCTATTGGCAATATTATATAAGGTAGAAACACGATTTTTAAAGATAAGAGAAAAGCTATGCAATATAAGATTTAAATTTAAAGGACGTACATCTTGTGGATTAAGAGTTTCTGGAAAACGTATGTAATACCAAAGCATGACGATAGTAGTGACTATTCCCATACAAATAAAAATTCCACTCCAATGACCTGAAACAAAAATTACAGCTTGTCCCATACTAGGCGCTAATATTGGCATAATCATAAAAATCATTATAGCTATAGATAATACTTTAGCCATATCAGCTCCATCATAAACATCACGAATAATTGAAATAGTAATAATTCGTGGCGCAGCCCCTCCGATTCCTTGAATAAATCGCATGACAAGCATTCCAGAGAATGAATCTATCACTATCATGAATAATGTAGATAAGATGTATATGACTAACCCGGACATCATAACAATTTTACGACCAAAACGATCTGATAAAGGTCCATAGAAAATTTGAGCTATCCCATAACCGATAAGATAAAAAGATATCAAATGTTGTCTGTGGTTTTCATTAACAAGTCCTAAAAAACTACTAATTTGAGGTAAGCATGGTAGTATTATATCTATGCCGAGAGAATTAATACCCATCAACATTGCTATAACGATGAGGAACTCTGTATAGCTAATATTGGCATTTTGTAATTTTGAGGGAAGTTGCTTTTTCACGGCAATATTCTTTCATAATTAAGATAAGTAAATAAAAATGAAATCATTTATTTTATTGTATTATCGCCTAGATTTTATCGATACTTAAAATTTGTTGCAGTTCTCCAGATTCAAACATTTCGCACACGATGTCACAGCCACCAATAAAATCACCTTTGACATAGAGTTGAGGAATAGTTGGCCAATGGGAATAATCTTTGATTCCTTGGCGTAAGGCTTCATCTGCAAGTACATCTATCCCTTTATAAGATACACCGATTTTATCAAGAATCTCTACTACTTTCCCAGAGAAGCCACAACGTGGAAATTCAGGTGTACCTTTCATAAATAGGACAACATCATTTTTTTTGATTTCATCATGAATCGTAATATTATTCATGCTTCGTATACTCCGTTTTTTAATTATATAATTCAACTAAACTTCTATTTTTCGACAAGGTTTATCTGTTAATTTGAGTTGTGAGAATTTGGAACTGAGGTTTTAATAGAGAGAGCATGGAGATCATTTCCCATTTTTTCTCCTAAAGCGGCATATACCATTTGATGTTGTCGTATACGACTCTTACCACGAAATTCTTCAGAAACGATTTCTGCAGCGTAATGATTTCCATCTCCTTTTAGATCATGGATGGTAACAATAGCCTGCGGTATTCCTTTCTTGATCATTTTTTCTATTTCTTGTGGATCCATAGACATATTTTACTCTCTTATATTTAATAATTTATACAGCTCGTTAATTTATAAATTGAGGAAACCACGATTCATACTTTTCTTGTAATATTGCAACAGGTATATCGAGTATTTTATTAATAGACAAAGCATCACCTGACACTTTTCCTAAATGACGCCAAGGAATGTTTTTACGATTCGCTTCCGATACTACTGAATCCTGAATTTCTGGAGGAATGCAAATTACATAACGTCCCTGATCCTCTGCAAAGAGAAAAGGGGTTGGATCTTCTTCTATAGGCAAAATAATATTCATGCCTTTCCCAGAAGATATTGCCATCTCTGCCAGAGAAATGATTAGTCCTCCCGTAGAAATATCATGGCATGCTGTAATTTTTTTCGTATTAATCATAGAAAGAATAAAATCTCCATGACGCTTTTCGAGATGACAATCAACTTTTGGAGGAGGACCTATATCACCTAACGCGCATTCAATGCTATATATTGAACAGTCAAGATGACTCCCATCATTCCCGATCATAAAGATAAGATCTTCATCATGAGCGCTATCAATTCTTGCCATCAGTGACCAATCAGAAAGAACTCCAACTCCAGCGATGGTTGGTGTAGGGAAGATTGATTGTCCGTTAGTTTCATTGTAGAAAGATACATTTCCTGAAACTATTGGCATATTTAATATTTGACAAGATTCACGCATTCCCTTTATAGAATGTACAAATTGTCCCATAATCTCTTCTTTTTCAGGATTACCGAAGTTAAGGTTATCTGTTATAGCTAGCGGTTTTGCCCCAGTTGCTATAATGTTGCGCCAACATTCAGCAACCGCTTGTTTCGTCCCTTCAAACGGATCTGCCTTCACATAGCGTGGTGTTACATCAGAAGAAAAAGCCAGAGCTTTAGTTTTATGTCCTTCTACTCGGATGACGCCCGCATCTCCGCCCGGAAGCTGTATAGAATTACTCTGGATAATTGTATCATACTGCTCATATACCCACCTTCTTGAAGATAGATTCGGAGAAGATAAAAGTTTTAGCAAACTACTAGTATAGTTTTCAGTAGAACGAAGGAGTTTAGGATCTGAAGGGGGAATGCTGATAGGCTCACACCATGCTCTATCATATTCTGGTGCTTCATCGCTCAATGCTTTTATGGGAATATTTGCAACTTCTTCGCCACGGTGGAATACACGAAATAGCATGTCATCGGTTGTTATACCAATAATTGAGAAATCAAGTCCCCACTTATTTAAAATATCTTGCGCTGTTTGTTTCTTTTTTGGATTGAGAATCATGAGCATACGTTCTTGACTCTCCGAAAGCATCATTTCATAAGCAGTCATACTTTCTTCGCGTGTTGGTACTTGATCAAGATCCAGTTTAATTCCAAGATTCCCTTGATTTCCCATTTCTACTGCAGAACATGTTAATCCTGCTGCTCCCATATCTTGGATGGCAATGACAGCATTTGCTTGCATTAATTCTAGACATGCTTCCAACAAACATTTTCCCGTAAACGGATCTCCCACTTGAACGGTAGGGCGTTTTTCCTCAATGTCTTCTCCAAATTCTTCTGAAGCCATTGATGCGCCACCGATGCCATCTCGACCAGTTTTCGCACCTAAATATACAATAGGGAGGCCTACGCCTTTTGCTTTTGAAGAGAAAATTGCATCTTTTTTGGCAAGTCCAGCAGCAAAAGTATTGACGAGAATGTTTTCATTATAACAAGGAAGAAACTCCACTTCTCCTCCGATTGTTGGCACACCAAAGGAGTTACTATATCCAGCAATACCTGCCACTACTCCAGACAGTAATCGTTTTGTTTTGGGGTGATTAACAGAACCAAATCGCAATGAATTCATAACAGCAACGGGTCGTGCACCCATTGTAAAAATATCACGCAGAATGCCACCTACACCTGTTGCTGCTCCTTGATATGGTTCAATATATGATGGATGGTTATGGCTTTCCATTTTGAAAACAACACAATCGCCATCTCCAATATCAACAACGCCAGCATTTTCTCCAGGTCCTTGGATAACGTGTTCGCCAGTAGTAGGGAGGGTCTTTAACCATTTTTTTGACGATTTATAAGAACAGTGTTCATTCCACATAGCTGATATAATGCCTATCTCTGTCAAAGTTGGTTGGCGTTTGAGAATACGCAATATTCGATCGCAGTCGTCTTTTTTGAGACCATGCGCATCGAAAATTTCAGGTGTAATAAGAGATTTAGGCATTAATAGCTACGCAATCTTGATTGACAATTTAAATGACAGACATAAATTCATACTTTGCAAATGTAAATACCAGTTTTACGTTTATGAACTACGAAATAAGACATCTCTGTTGTACTAAGATAAAATATTGTTTACAGATAGCAGATTTGGTAATAAAATATAAGACGCATGAACAATATTGCTGTTTGCAGAAAAATTAGTACTTTTACTTTATTTGTACCATGAGCATACTTCCCATATTTTACTAAAATATCATTAATATTTTGGTATATTTATTGTTTTAATCACTAAAATTTTTCAATATATTTAATATAATAATTAGAGATCGTACTAAAGAAAAATTATAGCATAAATTACCAATTTATAATATAAAGCATTGATTTAACCGTATTTTCATCTTCATTTTTACGAATTAATTAAAAATTTATTCGCACTAGGCGATAAGAGATGTAAAGAGAGTACGACCACCTTCTCCTCCATGAATTTCTTCTATCATGTTTTCTGGGTGGGGCATCATGCCTAATACATTTCCCTGTCGGTTTATAATACCTGCGATGTCGTTTAGAGATCCATTGGGATTGGTGCCAGATGCATAGCGAAATAAAACTTGATTATTGCTTTCTATTTCATCTAATTCTTTTGCATCGACAAAATAATTTCCATCGTGATGGGCAACGGGACATTTAATAATTTCATTCATCTTATACGACTTGGTAAATGCTGTTTTAGAATTAACAACTTCTATTAATACTTGTTTACAAACAAATCTTAATGAAGCATTACGCATAAGAATACCAGGAAGCAGGTTTAGTTCTACGAGAATTTGAAATCCGTTGCAAATTCCAAGAACTTTTACTCCTTGTTGTGCTTTTTTTTTGACGACTTGCATCACTGGAGTACGTGCAGCAATCGCTCCACAACGAAGATAATCACCGTAAGAAAAACCACCAGGAATAATAATAAGATCGACATTTGGAATATCGGTATCAGATTGCCATACTAAAAGTGGAGGTCGTTTGAAGATTTTTGTCACGGCCTTAATCATATCTCTATCGCGATTCAGACCTGGAATCTGTACTATAGCGGTTTTCATAGATATTTCCAAAAAGGTATGAAAAATAATTTA encodes the following:
- the purQ gene encoding phosphoribosylformylglycinamidine synthase subunit PurQ, with protein sequence MKTAIVQIPGLNRDRDMIKAVTKIFKRPPLLVWQSDTDIPNVDLIIIPGGFSYGDYLRCGAIAARTPVMQVVKKKAQQGVKVLGICNGFQILVELNLLPGILMRNASLRFVCKQVLIEVVNSKTAFTKSYKMNEIIKCPVAHHDGNYFVDAKELDEIESNNQVLFRYASGTNPNGSLNDIAGIINRQGNVLGMMPHPENMIEEIHGGEGGRTLFTSLIA
- a CDS encoding BolA family protein encodes the protein MSMDPQEIEKMIKKGIPQAIVTIHDLKGDGNHYAAEIVSEEFRGKSRIRQHQMVYAALGEKMGNDLHALSIKTSVPNSHNSN
- the grxD gene encoding Grx4 family monothiol glutaredoxin; the encoded protein is MNNITIHDEIKKNDVVLFMKGTPEFPRCGFSGKVVEILDKIGVSYKGIDVLADEALRQGIKDYSHWPTIPQLYVKGDFIGGCDIVCEMFESGELQQILSIDKI
- a CDS encoding multidrug effflux MFS transporter, translated to MKKQLPSKLQNANISYTEFLIVIAMLMGINSLGIDIILPCLPQISSFLGLVNENHRQHLISFYLIGYGIAQIFYGPLSDRFGRKIVMMSGLVIYILSTLFMIVIDSFSGMLVMRFIQGIGGAAPRIITISIIRDVYDGADMAKVLSIAIMIFMIMPILAPSMGQAVIFVSGHWSGIFICMGIVTTIVMLWYYIRFPETLNPQDVRPLNLNLILHSFSLIFKNRVSTLYNIANSLTMGAILGFVNSSQQIYVEIYNLGNLFPLAFAIGGIAMSIASFVNSRLIEKFSVRLVSHYSLLMLMLITGLWLLTQITTVHHINLPVFIMLFFLASFQFGLINCNFSSISMGPFSHLAGTASSVFGFTNTLISTIVGIIIGQSFNGTTYPITIGFFLIAILCFICIFIVEGNEMFRRKKS
- the purL gene encoding phosphoribosylformylglycinamidine synthase subunit PurL, with the translated sequence MPKSLITPEIFDAHGLKKDDCDRILRILKRQPTLTEIGIISAMWNEHCSYKSSKKWLKTLPTTGEHVIQGPGENAGVVDIGDGDCVVFKMESHNHPSYIEPYQGAATGVGGILRDIFTMGARPVAVMNSLRFGSVNHPKTKRLLSGVVAGIAGYSNSFGVPTIGGEVEFLPCYNENILVNTFAAGLAKKDAIFSSKAKGVGLPIVYLGAKTGRDGIGGASMASEEFGEDIEEKRPTVQVGDPFTGKCLLEACLELMQANAVIAIQDMGAAGLTCSAVEMGNQGNLGIKLDLDQVPTREESMTAYEMMLSESQERMLMILNPKKKQTAQDILNKWGLDFSIIGITTDDMLFRVFHRGEEVANIPIKALSDEAPEYDRAWCEPISIPPSDPKLLRSTENYTSSLLKLLSSPNLSSRRWVYEQYDTIIQSNSIQLPGGDAGVIRVEGHKTKALAFSSDVTPRYVKADPFEGTKQAVAECWRNIIATGAKPLAITDNLNFGNPEKEEIMGQFVHSIKGMRESCQILNMPIVSGNVSFYNETNGQSIFPTPTIAGVGVLSDWSLMARIDSAHDEDLIFMIGNDGSHLDCSIYSIECALGDIGPPPKVDCHLEKRHGDFILSMINTKKITACHDISTGGLIISLAEMAISSGKGMNIILPIEEDPTPFLFAEDQGRYVICIPPEIQDSVVSEANRKNIPWRHLGKVSGDALSINKILDIPVAILQEKYESWFPQFIN